The genomic stretch GTGTTGGGAGCACCTCAATCGGCGCTTCTCGTGGCTAACCCGGGTGCAAGCGGTGCTCCTCGACGGTCACTTCCTCATCGAGCATGCCGCCCGCAACCGCAGCGGCTGCTTCTTCAACTTCAACGGCACCGCCGGCGTCTGGCGCCGGGGAGCCATCGAGGAGGCCGGGGGCTGGCAGCACGACACCCTCACCGAGGATCTGGATCTGTCCTACCGCGCCCAGCTGGAAGGCTGGAAGTTCCTCTATCTTCCGGAGCTCAAGGCACCCTCAGAGCTGCCGGTGGACATTCATGGCTTCAAGAGCCAGCAGCATCGGTGGGCCAAGGGCTCGATCCAGACCGGGCGCAAGCTTCTGGGGCGGTTGCTGCGGGCTCGGCTACCGTTGAGGGTCAAGGCGGAGGCCTTTGTCCATCTGACCAACAACGTCTCCTATGTGCTGATGTTCTTGCTCTCCTTGCTGGTCTTCCCGGCCATGGTGGCGCGCAAGGAGCATCTCTCGAACACCCTGCTGTGGATCGACCTCCCCCTCTTCGCCGCCGCCAGCGGATCGGTATTGGTCTTCTACGTCGCCAGTCAGGTGGCCCGCGGCGGTGGCTGGTATCGGCAGCTGCTGGTGCTGCCGGCGCTCATGGGGCTGGGGATCGGTCTGTCGGTGAACAATGCCCGGGCGGTTCTCGGGGGGTTGATCCATCGCGGCGGCGTCTTCCATCGGACACCGAAGTACAGTATTGGAGAGGGCGGCGGGGAGTGGCGTTCGAAGATCTATCGGGCTGGTCGTAGTGCCGCGGTGATCCTCGAAGGGCTGCTGGCGGTATATCTCGGCGTTTGTTTGGTCATCGCCATTCGCTGGGAGATGTGGCTTTCACTGCCGTTTCTTTATCTTTTCTTTCACGGCTACGCATACATCTTCCTGCTTTCCGTGATCGGTGTCGGGCCGCGCAATCCTCGTCCGGTAGCCGCCGTCGATCTCGGCGGCTGAGGCTTTCGATAGAACATTCTCACGGGTCGAATCGTGCTTGCCGTTTGGGCTAGCGTGGGTTGTCGTATGCGGTATAGGCGGAAGTGCAACGCGTACGCGCATATTAAAGTTTCTTACTTCGGTAATAACATTGATCACGCTACCCCCCTTGCGTACACTCCCGGGGGTGCTAGATTTTTCGCAAATTGGTAAGGCCTTGCGGAGGCTGCGGCAACGCCGAAATCTGAGGCAAGCAGATCTGGCGGAGGCGGCGGAAATCACCGCCCCTATGCTCAGTGCCTACGAGACCGGCCGACAGCGTCCCAGCTTTGCAACCATCGACAAAATTCTCGCCGCACTGGAGTGCGACGCGGCGGATCTCGTGGCCGCGCTTCAAGCGGTGGATCATCACGAGAATCTAGCCGAGCCGCAGCGGCGGAGGGAAGAAGCCGGCGTCGCCCGGATCGACCCGAGGCAAGCCTTTCTGCGGGAACTCCCCTCCTTCCGAGACGACCCCGGCTTGGATGGACTCGGCCATCTGACCGACGCCGAGCAGTCTCACCTCGCGCTCCTACTCCCGGAATTGTTGGGAGTGCTCCGCAAGCTTAAGCTCTAGTACTAGCTGCCCCCGGATCTCGGGGCGGTCTCAATGCGAGCTGAAGGTCCCGGTGACGGAGATCGCTGTCTCGTTGGTGAGGGCGGCGAGAATCCCTGAGAGCACGGCGTGGCGGATGGTCTTCTGATTCTCTGAGCAAGTCTGTTGCACGGTGGCATCGCCGTAGAGCACGGACCGGCGGGAGCCACGGCCGAACCAGGTGCCGGTGGAAGTCCAGGTGAAGTCCGCGCAGCGTTCGTCGAGGAGAAACGGCAGGAAGAACCACAGATGGCAGTCGCCGGCGGCAAATCCGACCTGCTGCTCCGCCAGCGCCAGGTTGAGCGTCCTCATATCTTCCTGGGATGCTTGAGCACGGCCGAATAGGAACCAGTTGCCGTTGTCTTCCACCAGCCTCAGCACCAGGCCGTCTCGGAACAACAGGGTGCGCTCTGAAAAGCCCCAGCTCTCGCAGACTTCCGGGGTCAACATCCAGCTGTCGAGGTCGAAGAGCAGCGAGGTCCAGAAGACCTGTTCTTCTTCGGCGCGGGACAAAATGCTCCGGCTGAATTCCAGCACGGTGACCGCCAGTTGCTCCATGGCAGAATGACAGCGGGAGCTGAAAATCTCCTCTGACGGTGAGACCTCCATGTGGCGCGACCGCCGTCCGTCTCGGCCGAACCAGCTGATCAAAGCATGGTGGTCGAGATCCCGGAGGTTGAGCGTGAAGCTGGGAATCAGATCCTGAACCTGACAGCGAGCCGTTTGGGTGCCCACGCGATGTTCCGCCAGCGCAAGGTTCAACGAGCTCATCTCTTGGGCCGATGCATGGCCTCGGATGACCTCGCGGGCGCCGTCGGGAAGCTGCCGCAGGCCGATGGTGAGTCCGTCCCGGAAGACTAGAATCTCGTCGCTGGCGACCGGCTCTCCTGCCAAACTATGGCTCTCGAGGATGCGCAGAAGCGGGCTCGCTGCCCTGGGCATCGGGTCTTGCGCCAACGCCGGTAGGGCGGCGAGCATCGGCAGACTGGTGAGCAGGCAAACGAAGCCTGCTTTGAGCAGGCGACCTGTTGTGGCCAGCGTGGCGGGGGGGTGGAGAAAAGACATCATGCTCGTATTTCGGCCATTCCGAAGGTCATTTATGCTACTGGAACATTGCAGGGTGGTCAAATCGAGCCAGCTATCGAAAGCTCCGACACTCCAGGGCCGGCGGTGGTTCTCCGCGACGGCTGCTCCGAGCCTGCATCGAGAATCCAGCCCTTGGCTCCACCCATCTCTTTCGGAATGCGCCGCCAGACTGCCATGAATGAGCCCCCACGGCAAGGAAATCCGGTGCCGGCCAGGGTTCGGGGATTCCTCCTACAGCCCACGTACCGCCTCCAAAGGGGGCGAGCGGTGGTCCATCTGGCGGGGCGGCTGGAGAGCGGTGAGAGCTTCCTGATCCGCGATGACCGGCTGCAGCCGCACTTCTACATTCGCCAGCGGGACCGAGAGCTGGCGGAGCAGTTGGGGGCCCGGCGCCTGGAAGCCTGCCGGCGAGCCACCCTGCGCGACCAAGAGCCGGTGCTGCGGGTGCTGGTTCCCAAGCCCGGCGATACACCGGATCTGCGCGAGCGGCTGCACCGCGCCGGCGTTCCCACCTACGAAGCGGATGTGCGCTTCGCCCGCCGGTATCTCATCGATCATGGGGTACGCACCGCGCTGGAGATCGAGGGCCGCGGTCTGGCTTCCGGGGAGCCCGGGGCGGTGCCAGGCTTTGACCGCACCTTCCACAACCCTCGTCTCTATCCGGCGCGCTGGAGCTTGCGGCCGTCGGTGCTCTCCCTGGACATCGAGACCGATCCGCGAGCTCGCCGTCTGTTTTCGGTGGCGCTTTGGGGCTGTGGTGCCAGCGAGGTTCTGCTGTGGGCTCCACCGGACCTGCCCGGGGCCGAGGTCGTGCCCGACGGCGCCCGGTGCTTTCCGTCCGAAGGCGCTCTTCTGAAGGCTTTGGTGCACCGCTTCGCCGAGCTCGATCCGGACATCCTCACCGGGTGGAACCTGGTGGATTTCGATTTGCGGGTGCTGGCGGAGGTCGCCTCCCGCTGCCGGGTGAGCTTGGATCTGGGGCGGGGGTTGCGGCCTTTGCGGCTGAGGCCCCAGCGCGGTGGCCGCGCCAATCTGGAGGCGATGATCCCTGGCCGCGTGGTGCTCGACGGTCTGGAGCTTCTGCGCAGCTCCTTCGTTCGCATGGAGGAGCATTCCCTCGACTTCGTCGCCCGTGAGGTCCTCGGGGAGGGCAAGTTGATGAGCGGCGGCGACCGCGGCCAGGAGATCCTCCAAGCCTTCCGGAAGGATCGCCAGCACCTGGTCGACTACAACCTGCTGGATGCTCGGTTGGTCCTCGACATTCTCGATCGGCTGGGGTTGGTGGAGCTGGCGGTGGAGCGCAGCCTGCTCACCGGCCTGCCCTTGGACCGAGTGTCCAGCTCCGTCGCGGCCTTCGATTTTCTCTACCTCACCGAGCTCGGCCGCCGCGGTCTGGTGGCCCCCAGCGTCGGTGCTCCCGGTGGTGGGGATGGCCCCGCCGCCCTCGGCGGCCACGTGCTGGAGCCGGTGCCGGGGCTCTACCGCAACGTTCTGGTCTTCGACTTCAAGAGTCTGTACCCGAGCCTCATCCGCACCTTTGGCATCGATCCGCTGGGCTACGTGCCGTCGCCGGAGCCCGACGAGGATCTGGTGGTGGCTCCCAACGGCGCCGCCTTCCGCCGCCAGCAGGGCATCCTGCCGGCGATGCTGGACGAGCTCTTCCCGCGCCGGGCGGCGGCCCAGCGGGAGAACAACAAGATCGCCAGCCAGGCCATCAAGATCCTGATGAACTCCTTCTACGGCGTCCTCGGCACTTCCGCCTGCCGCTTTTACGAGCCGGCCCTGGCCGCGGCTATCACCAGCTTTGGCCGCGAGCTCCTCCAGTGGAGCCAGGGGCAGCTGGAAGCTTGGGGGCACCGGGTGCTCTACGGCGACACCGACAGTCTCTTTGTGCAGCTCGAGGGCCAACGGGACGACGAGGCGCAGCAGCCGCCGGCGGACGAGGTGATGGCGCGCGGGGCCGAGCTGACGGCTCGCATCAACCGGGCTTTGGAGGAGCATCTGAAGACCACCTGGGGCGTGGAGAGCCGGCTGGAAATGGAGCTCGAGAAGCTCTTTCTTCGCCTCATGCTGCCGCCCATGCGCCACTCCACCGCCGGTGCCCGCAAGCGCTACGCCGGGTTGGTGGAAGGCCGGGACGGACCGAAGGTGGAGTTCACCGGCATGGAGGTGGTGCGGCGGGATTGGACCGATCTCGCCCGCCAGCTTCAGCGTGAGCTCTACCAACGGTTGTTCTTCGATCAGCCGGTGGACGAGTATCTGAATCGGCAGGTGAAGCAGCTGCGCGCCGGGGAGCTCGATGAGCTGCTGGTCTACCGCAAGGCTTTGCGCAAGAGCCTGGGGGCCTACACCAGCACCTCGCCGCCCCACGTGGTGGCGGCGCGCAAGCTCAAAGCCCGGCGGGGGGACCTGATCCACTACGTGATCACCGAGCGGGGGCCGGAGCCGGTGGAACAGCCCCACGCGCCGCTGGATCACGAGCACTACGTCAGCAAACAGGTGCAGCCGGTGGCGGAGCCGGTGCTCCAGCTCCTGGGATTGGAGTTCGCCAAGGTGATCGGCGACGATCGCCAGCTGCAGCTGTTCTGAGAGCCTGCTCTCGTGTTCCTGCGGGCCGTCGTGGCTCTACATGGAGCCGGTCACCAGAGGCTCGTTGGGTACGATCCAGGTGCCCGGGCCCCCCTTTCCGTCTCCATCCACCGCCGCCACCAGGGATTCGGCGTCGGTGATCAGCGCCCGCTTACCGCCGGCTTCGACGAATCGGCAGGCCGCTTCGATCTTCGGACCCATGGAGCCGGCGGGGAAATGTCCTTGTTCGAGGAAGCGACGGGCTTCACCGGCGGTGATGCGTTCCAGCTTGCGCTCCTCGGGCTCGCCGTAGAACACGGAGACCTGCTGTACGCCGGTGAGAATGTAGAGCTCGGTGGCGCCGATCTCCAGGCCGAGAATGGTGGAGGCCAGATCCTTGTCCACCACTCCGCCCACCGCCGATAGCTCACCATTCTGCTCTCGGGTGACCGGCACGCCGCCACCCCCGGCGGTGATCACCAGGGCGTCGCTAGCCACCAGCAACTCGATGCTCTCCCGCTCGACGATGGAGATGGGTTCCGGCGACGGCACCACCCGCCGCCAGCCGCGCCCTCGGTCCTCCTTGACCGCCCAACCCTCTTTCTCCTGGCGCTCCAAGGCTTGCTCGCGGGTCATCATGGGACCGACGAATTTGCTCGGCTCGTTCATCGCCGGGTCGTCCGGCGCCACCTCCACCAGGGTCACGATGCAGCACACTTGGCGCTTCAGGCCGCGGCGCCTCAGCTGGTTGCGCAGCGTCTGCTCCATCATGTAGCCGAGACCGCCCTGGATGTCCGCCACCATCACCGAGAGTGGCAGATCCGGCGCCTCGCCGAGGGCCCGTTCGACCCGAATCATCTGGTTACCCACCTGCGGGCCGTTGCCGTGGGTCAGGGTCAGGCGGTAGCCGCGCTCCACCAGGGTGACGATGCCCGCCAGGCTCTGCTCCAGGCCGGCGTAGTCCTCCTCCACGCTGCCGCTGCCGCCGGGCAGAGTAATGGCGTTGCCGCCCAGGGCGACGACCACCCGGGGCACTGCTTCGATGGCTGGTCTCATGGACCCTCCCAAAACATGAGCTCCCGGCGCAGAGGGCGCCGGGAGCGACGATGATAGTGGAGTCGGGTATCGGGGCCCAACCGGGGCTAGCTCAGAGCCCCGTCCAGCCGATGGCCACCGCCACTCCTAGAGCGACGCTGCCCAGGATCCACACCATGACCATGAACGGCAGAATGAAGCGCAGCCAGCGGTCATAGGGGATGCGGGCGATAGCCAAGATGCCCACCAAGACCGCGTTGGTGGGGACCAGAATGTTGGTGAAGCCGTCGCCGAACTGATAGGCCAGCACGGCGATCTGACGGTGCACTCCCACCAAATCCCCCAGCGGTGCCATCAGCGGCATGGTGACGTAGGCCTGGCCGCTGCCCGAGGGAATGAATAGGTTGCACAGGCTCTGCACCGCGAACATCCCCGCCGCGGCCAGCGCCGGCGGCAGCCCCTGGAGCGGCTGGGCCATGCCGTAGATGATGGTGTCCACCACCTGACCTTCGTCGAGCACCACCTGGATGGCGCGGGCGAAGCCGATGAGCAGGGCGGTGGTGGTGAGCTCCGCGGCGCCCTCGCAAAAGTCCTTCGCCGCCCGGTCCGGACTCCGGCGGCCGAGAATGGCCAGCACGATCCCCAGCCCGGCGAAGAGCGCCCCCATTTCCACCAGATACCAATGCCAGAACTTCAGACCCCAAACCAGCACGCCGATGGTGGCGGCGATGGCGATGAGGATCAGCACGTGGCGGGTGGTGAGCTTGGGGTGCTTCTGGCCGGCGAGAGCAGGATCCGGAGTGACATCCGCTACTAGGCTGGCGGAGGGATCCGCCCGCACTTTGGCGGCGTAGCGCCAAACATAAGCGACGCCGACGATGAGGAAGATCACCAACAGGGCGGAGCGGAAGCCCAATCCCGACCCCTGGGGGACATCCGCCACTTCCTGGGCGATGAAGACGGTGAAGGGGTTGATCAGGGCGGTGCCGTAGCCGATACCGTAGCCGACGCACATCACCGCGACGCCGGTCACCGCATCCATCTTGAGGGCGATGGCCAGTGCCACCAGCATGGGTACGAAGGGTAAATACTCCTCCGCCATGCCAATGGAGCTGGAGCCGACGGCGAAGAGCACCATGCCGCCGATGACGAAGAGCCACGGACGTTCCCCGAAGACTCCCAGGAGAGCTCCGATGAGGGCATCGGCGGCGCCGGTAGCGCGGAAGATGCCGAAGGCGCCGCCGATGATGAAGACGAAGAAGATGATCTCCGCCGCCGCCCCGAAGCCCTCGGGGATGGCGAGGAAGATGCTCTGAGGCATCAGGCGCTCGGCGTCCTCGACGGTTTGGTAGCTGCCCGGCACCACCTGCTCTCGGCCGTGGGTGTTCTCCACCCGCTCGAAGCTTCCCTGAGGCAGCACCAGGGTGAGGATGTAGGCGGCCACGATCATGCCGAAGAGCAGCACGAGGGTGTGAGGAACTTTGAATCCAGCCTTGGTCTTGGGGGCTTCGGTCATCGTGGCTCTCCTTCTGCTTAAAAACATCGAAAGAATCGTCCGAGGGGCCCCGTCGAAGCGCCAGTCCGATTCAAGATCTGAGTTACGTCCATCTCGGTACGTCGATCCAGCGTCGTTGAGTGACGGAATCCCGGGCGGCGTCGAGCACCCGCTGTACCGCCAGCCCCGAGGTGAAATCCGCCGCCGGCGCCAGCCGCCCCCGCTTTTCCATGGTCGGCGGACCGTCGGCAAAGGCCCGCCGCAGCTCCCGGGCGAAGACCAGGGTAGCGGCCTCCCAGGGTCTTGGGCGCAGCTCCCCGGAGAGCTTCTCAGGTAGCTCCGCAAGAATCTCTCTTGGCCTATCGTCGAGAATCACTTGGCTTTCGTCGCCGGCCTGCTCCTCGAGGAGTCCGTCCTGCCAGGACAGGCTTCCCGCACTGCCGTGAAGGCGCACCGAGAGCCCCGAGGAGCCGGCGCTCAGGGTGCTCAGCTCCACCACTCCCCGGCAACCGCCTGCGAAGCGCAGCAGCAGGGCGCCGTAGTCGTCGGCGGTGACAGTCTGGGTTTCTTCTGAATGCGCGATCCGGCGCTGCCTCCAGCCGGGGCGCAGATCCGCCACCACCGACTCCACCGAGAGGCCGGTGAGCCAGGTCAGCAGATCCACCAGATGGCTGCCGATGGCTCCCAGCAGCCCGCCGCCGCGGCTCGCGTCGGACCACCAATTCCACGGCGCCGACGGGTCGAGGCGTCCGCCGTCGAGGAAGAGGCCCTGGAGGTGGAAGAGCTCCCCCAGCTCTCCGGCCTGCACCCGGCGGCGCAGCTCCTGGAGGCTGGGGAGGAAGCGCAGCTCGTGATCGAGGAAGGCCAGCTGCCGCGGTCCCGCCGCCTCCGCAGCGGCCACCATGGCGGCGGATTCAACGGCGTCGAGGGCCATGGGCTTCTCGCACAGGACGTGCTTGCCCGCCGCCAGCGCCTGCCCGGTCATCTCCCGATGCTGGGCCGGTGGCGTGGTGAGGCTCACCAGATCGACGTGGCCCTCTTCCAGCAGCTGAGCGTAATCGGTGGTGACCATGGGCACGGCGAGCTCGATGCTCAGGTCCCGGGCCTTCTCTTCCGAATGCGCCCACAGGGCCGCCACCTCCAGCCCCGCCGCGCGGAAGCACGGCACCTGGACGCGGGCACCCCAACCCGTTCCCACAACCCCGATTCGACAGGTCATGGGCGGGATCTTGTCACGAGCGCGGGGTGGGTTCCAGGGGAGATGCCTATCGCTGGCGGCGGCGCTTCCGCTTCTGGGTTCGCCAGGCCTCGCGGTCTGCCCAGCGAAGCACCTCTACGGCCTGGCGTCCGCCCTTGCGACTCATCCGGCGGATTCTACCGATGAAGGGATCTTGCCGACGCCGGTGTTTGCGCACCATCCTCTCGACTTTGCCCTGGCCTTCGAGAAACATCTCGGCCAGTTGTTGAGTGGGTATGCCGCCTTTGAGAATGAACAGAGCTCCGCTGGGGTCCCAATCCCGGAACACCTCGTCCAAGGTGTCCTCCTCTTTGCGAGTCGCGGAGTCGTGGGTGAGGCTCACCCAGCCACGTTGGCAGGCGGTGCGAATCCACTCTCGGTCGGGGATCGTGGGGTCGTCCGGGAAGACTTGTCGGTAGGGGACTACGGACAGTCCCGCTTCCCGCAGGATGGCGGGGAATTTCTTCGCCAGGTCCCGATCAGTGAAGTAGGTGAGGGGTTCAGGCGGCGTGCGGGAAGCCTTGCTGGCGGATCGCCTCTTCAACGTCTTCCTTCGTCAGGTCATAGTCGTCCGCCAGGTCCTCGATCGATTCACCGGCGCTGAAGCGGTCGTAGATCACCGCAGAGGAGATCAAGTGCTCCCGGGTGACCGGTCGGCCAAAGCCCACGTCGGGCAGGATCACGATGCGCCGCGGCCCCGCAGGGTCGTTGGTCCTGGTCACTGGATAGAGGCGAACCGGAAGGCCATTCTCGTGATCGATACGACTCAAGTACTGCTCTACCGCTTCGGGGATCTCCAGCTGACCACCACGGCCTACGTTTTCGTATTCCCCGAGGATCTTGAAGATCAGCTCTCCCTCGCGAGCGCGTAGCTGATCGCTGAGCAGCGGCCTCTCGAGTCCATACTTCTTGCGCACGTGCTCAATGCCTCGTCGGATGGTCTGGAGAGGGACCTTGAGCTCTTGGCGCAGGGCATGGATCACATAGATCTCGATCAGATTGTTGTACGACAGACGAGAGTCTCCCGACACCGGCCGGTGGATGATTGGCGGTTGTTGGTCGCGGCCTCGCACCCAGGTTCCTAGGGTGTTCTGGCTCATCCGCACATACGCTGCGACTTCCGGCAGCTGATAGCGGGGCATGTCTCGGGCGGGATTCTCGTTCACGGTAGGCGCCTCCCAACGTCAGTATAGCTTAGCCCTAGCCATCCACAGGGGTGGCTTGAGTCGAGCTAACTGCTGATGAACAGATGGATCTCGCGCCGTCGCCGACTACTCGGGAGCTCTCTCGGATGCCTGCTCCAACCGCTCCAGCCGGCGCTCGATCTGGGCCAGCTTATGGAGGATCAGGATGTGGGTCTTCTTGGCGTCGATGCCTACGGGACTGTCGTCGCTGTGGATTTCCCGCTCCAGTGCGGCGTACTCCTCCGGCGAGATGGAGTCGCTCATCGCTTAGCTCTCGTCCAGGGCGGTACGGATCTGTTCCGCCAGGGCCTGGCCTTCCGAGGCCTCCAGACTGCCCGCCGGCCACAGAATGCCCAGGCCGCCGGCTTCCATCTTGGGAATGATGTGGAAGTGCACGTGCATCACCGCCTGGTGGGCGGCGGCGCCGTTGTTCTGCAGCACGTTGTAGGCGGTGGCGCCGGTAACCTTCAGCACCGCCCGGGCGATGCGCGGCAGCACCCGCCCCACGGCCGCGGCGGAGTCGTCGCTGAGCTCGTGGAGCTGAGCCTTCCGCTCCTTGGGAATGACCAGGGCGTGGCCGCGGCTCAGGGGGCCGATATCCAGGAAGGAGAAGACGTGCTCGTCCTCGTAGATCTTGTGGCTGGGGATCTCTCCGGAGAGGATCTTGTCGAAAATCGTCGTCGGATTGCTCATGCTGTTGATCATAGCGCTTGCGCGAGCTTTGGAGAGGGGGCTTCTGGAGGGATCCCGCTGCCGCGGTGGAAAACCCCCGGGGCCGAGGGGCTCCCGCTGGGGAAGATCAGGCCGCGAGGGCTTGTTATCTTCAATGTCCGCAGCGCTGGCCCAACTCCCTCGCTCCAAGCCACTCCGAGGACTTCGAATGATGACCGACCACCGCCGCCCCAACCTCCGATTCCTCCGCTCCCGACTTTCGACGCCGCCCCAGAGGGCGTGGCGCACGCTACTTTGGGGGACGCCATTTTGGGGGACGATGGCGACCGGC from Acidobacteriota bacterium encodes the following:
- a CDS encoding cellulose synthase family protein; its protein translation is MDLNALPLDVPLLALYYSVLAVLALYGLHRSFLVWVYLRNLRRVPEPPPPEDWPGVTVQLPLYNERYVAQRLIDAVCALDYPRERLEIQVLDDSTDDTRSLVAGAVEHYRSQGVNIHHLHRTDREGYKAGALEAGLHQCATDLVAVFDADFIPPPHFLRKAVPHFQDPRIGMVQACWEHLNRRFSWLTRVQAVLLDGHFLIEHAARNRSGCFFNFNGTAGVWRRGAIEEAGGWQHDTLTEDLDLSYRAQLEGWKFLYLPELKAPSELPVDIHGFKSQQHRWAKGSIQTGRKLLGRLLRARLPLRVKAEAFVHLTNNVSYVLMFLLSLLVFPAMVARKEHLSNTLLWIDLPLFAAASGSVLVFYVASQVARGGGWYRQLLVLPALMGLGIGLSVNNARAVLGGLIHRGGVFHRTPKYSIGEGGGEWRSKIYRAGRSAAVILEGLLAVYLGVCLVIAIRWEMWLSLPFLYLFFHGYAYIFLLSVIGVGPRNPRPVAAVDLGG
- a CDS encoding DNA polymerase II, coding for MPARVRGFLLQPTYRLQRGRAVVHLAGRLESGESFLIRDDRLQPHFYIRQRDRELAEQLGARRLEACRRATLRDQEPVLRVLVPKPGDTPDLRERLHRAGVPTYEADVRFARRYLIDHGVRTALEIEGRGLASGEPGAVPGFDRTFHNPRLYPARWSLRPSVLSLDIETDPRARRLFSVALWGCGASEVLLWAPPDLPGAEVVPDGARCFPSEGALLKALVHRFAELDPDILTGWNLVDFDLRVLAEVASRCRVSLDLGRGLRPLRLRPQRGGRANLEAMIPGRVVLDGLELLRSSFVRMEEHSLDFVAREVLGEGKLMSGGDRGQEILQAFRKDRQHLVDYNLLDARLVLDILDRLGLVELAVERSLLTGLPLDRVSSSVAAFDFLYLTELGRRGLVAPSVGAPGGGDGPAALGGHVLEPVPGLYRNVLVFDFKSLYPSLIRTFGIDPLGYVPSPEPDEDLVVAPNGAAFRRQQGILPAMLDELFPRRAAAQRENNKIASQAIKILMNSFYGVLGTSACRFYEPALAAAITSFGRELLQWSQGQLEAWGHRVLYGDTDSLFVQLEGQRDDEAQQPPADEVMARGAELTARINRALEEHLKTTWGVESRLEMELEKLFLRLMLPPMRHSTAGARKRYAGLVEGRDGPKVEFTGMEVVRRDWTDLARQLQRELYQRLFFDQPVDEYLNRQVKQLRAGELDELLVYRKALRKSLGAYTSTSPPHVVAARKLKARRGDLIHYVITERGPEPVEQPHAPLDHEHYVSKQVQPVAEPVLQLLGLEFAKVIGDDRQLQLF
- a CDS encoding carbamate kinase, whose protein sequence is MRPAIEAVPRVVVALGGNAITLPGGSGSVEEDYAGLEQSLAGIVTLVERGYRLTLTHGNGPQVGNQMIRVERALGEAPDLPLSVMVADIQGGLGYMMEQTLRNQLRRRGLKRQVCCIVTLVEVAPDDPAMNEPSKFVGPMMTREQALERQEKEGWAVKEDRGRGWRRVVPSPEPISIVERESIELLVASDALVITAGGGGVPVTREQNGELSAVGGVVDKDLASTILGLEIGATELYILTGVQQVSVFYGEPEERKLERITAGEARRFLEQGHFPAGSMGPKIEAACRFVEAGGKRALITDAESLVAAVDGDGKGGPGTWIVPNEPLVTGSM
- a CDS encoding AbgT family transporter, translated to MTEAPKTKAGFKVPHTLVLLFGMIVAAYILTLVLPQGSFERVENTHGREQVVPGSYQTVEDAERLMPQSIFLAIPEGFGAAAEIIFFVFIIGGAFGIFRATGAADALIGALLGVFGERPWLFVIGGMVLFAVGSSSIGMAEEYLPFVPMLVALAIALKMDAVTGVAVMCVGYGIGYGTALINPFTVFIAQEVADVPQGSGLGFRSALLVIFLIVGVAYVWRYAAKVRADPSASLVADVTPDPALAGQKHPKLTTRHVLILIAIAATIGVLVWGLKFWHWYLVEMGALFAGLGIVLAILGRRSPDRAAKDFCEGAAELTTTALLIGFARAIQVVLDEGQVVDTIIYGMAQPLQGLPPALAAAGMFAVQSLCNLFIPSGSGQAYVTMPLMAPLGDLVGVHRQIAVLAYQFGDGFTNILVPTNAVLVGILAIARIPYDRWLRFILPFMVMVWILGSVALGVAVAIGWTGL
- a CDS encoding Gfo/Idh/MocA family oxidoreductase, whose translation is MTCRIGVVGTGWGARVQVPCFRAAGLEVAALWAHSEEKARDLSIELAVPMVTTDYAQLLEEGHVDLVSLTTPPAQHREMTGQALAAGKHVLCEKPMALDAVESAAMVAAAEAAGPRQLAFLDHELRFLPSLQELRRRVQAGELGELFHLQGLFLDGGRLDPSAPWNWWSDASRGGGLLGAIGSHLVDLLTWLTGLSVESVVADLRPGWRQRRIAHSEETQTVTADDYGALLLRFAGGCRGVVELSTLSAGSSGLSVRLHGSAGSLSWQDGLLEEQAGDESQVILDDRPREILAELPEKLSGELRPRPWEAATLVFARELRRAFADGPPTMEKRGRLAPAADFTSGLAVQRVLDAARDSVTQRRWIDVPRWT
- a CDS encoding DUF433 domain-containing protein, with the protein product MNENPARDMPRYQLPEVAAYVRMSQNTLGTWVRGRDQQPPIIHRPVSGDSRLSYNNLIEIYVIHALRQELKVPLQTIRRGIEHVRKKYGLERPLLSDQLRAREGELIFKILGEYENVGRGGQLEIPEAVEQYLSRIDHENGLPVRLYPVTRTNDPAGPRRIVILPDVGFGRPVTREHLISSAVIYDRFSAGESIEDLADDYDLTKEDVEEAIRQQGFPHAA
- a CDS encoding HIT family protein, giving the protein MSNPTTIFDKILSGEIPSHKIYEDEHVFSFLDIGPLSRGHALVIPKERKAQLHELSDDSAAAVGRVLPRIARAVLKVTGATAYNVLQNNGAAAHQAVMHVHFHIIPKMEAGGLGILWPAGSLEASEGQALAEQIRTALDES